From the genome of Ictalurus punctatus breed USDA103 chromosome 5, Coco_2.0, whole genome shotgun sequence:
gaattatatttatatatatctcAGGAGGAAAACATATTgttgagaaaaataaaagtaatcaAACCAGATGTTTGCCTTTTTACACAACAATGCTTTGCTGGAAATTACATAACAATAAATTATAAAACTGGCTGTTTACAAACATTATAATATACAGCTGTTTCTATCAGGGTCGACCCACATTCGTCCATAACCCTCCACCATATCAGAAGCTAGCCAAACCACCATCATCTCATTCCAGCAGTGAGGTCTGTCCTGAACATCCAGGCGTCGATGAGGTGTGGTCATGCACTCAGGATGTATAGCCGTACAGTTTAACGTGCAGGTCGATTAGCTGTCGGAGGAAGCCACGGTTGGGTATGATCCCTCTCCCCTCTTTAACCTTGTTGATGGCCTCCACCAGGGTCATGTTGTGCTTCAGCATCAGGTACGCCAGCACGATGGTGGCCGAACGGCTCACGCCCACGTGGCAGTGCACCAGGATTTTACCTGCAGGGGTGAGACgcaaatgtgaaatgtactcaATACACTAACCTAAAGAAACAAACGTCTTGGCTGGTACACGGCATCATGGGTAAAGGGGAAATTGTGACCTTTAAGACGTTTGTGATGTTTTTACCTCCCGTCCTGAGAGCATTATGAATGAACTCTGCTCCCGTATTAAAGTTGACGCTCATGTCGTAGGCGGGAGAATCGTGGGCTTCGATGCCCAGATACGTGATTCCCATCCCGGAGTAAAAGTCGTCGCCTCGCCTGGAGCTGTGAGCACAGTTCAGCACGTGAGTGAAGTTTTGCCTGCGAAGCTCGGCACGGTTCTCTGCGAAATCCCTGTGGAGTGAGAAAGGAATGTGATAAAAACATTTGGACACAGCTGTGTTCATCCTGGATGACAATCAGCTAGCTAGCAGATACAACTGGTGACAACTAAAATAGCGCCACCTAGTGCTAAAGTCGTATTATGACTTGAGAAATGAAGCAGGCGTGGCTTCTCACTCAGTTTAATCTTCAAGACTGATCAAAGTCTTTTAGATTCAAAGTTAATTGCTTGCAAAACATTGAACAATAGTGTATGTATCATATCACACCACAGATCTTCATGACACTTACATGTCTCCTATATAAAGTCTGGGCCAGACCTCATTAGCAGGACTGTTGATCGCTCTCCCGGCAAAAAGGAGCTGCTCGACCCCCATCACCGCCAGACCGGGCGAGGTGAAATCGATCTCGATTCTCGCGGAGCGTGAATCGTTATATTTGGATCTGCAGGACATTTGGAGCTGAACTTTGGCGATGGAATCTGAGAAGTTGATACGAATGATCAGGACTCGAGGACTGAAAGTCACTGCATTGCCGTCGGTCTGAAGTTGTCGATGTCGGGTACACACTCCCGGGGAACTGGGTTATTTTAGGATTCTGTGTTGGCTGGATGTCAGTAATGCTCAGACTGCAGCTTCGTACCGGATCACTTACACATGACtgacacttacacacacacacgtcataaaTCTTTTCCATTCTCTGTTGTAGAAATGAAAGCATGGGTAGTTCAGTTGTGGCTTTTTAAACAAACTGATATTTTGACATCGGACCACTTGCACGTCTAAATGTGGGGTTAATGTTACACAGTACATCGACGTTTACTCGGGGAAAACGTACTTCACAATACCATCAAGCTTCAAaaactattattactactgtcCAACTATAACCGTACGTCTCTTCTAAGTTCATAACTGTTACGACTGTTTGTCTTTTCTCTCTACAGCCACAAACATTACGACTGTTACGTCTCCATACATGGGAGAAATTAACACTTTACAGCAAAATGTAACCTTATTTACAAAACCTCCtcctattatattttatatatatatatataagaattaAGAATGACATTTTGccagagtgttcatttccccctcCGTACGTTTGTCTCTACGGTCTACATCCGTAACTCGTACAGTTCAAAATGAGAAAACAAATCATCCTCAGCAGTTCGTTAGGACTCTTGTTGTTTATTTATGGTAAGCTGTGTGTTCTGGTCTTGTGTTCAGATCCATGCACTACGGTCGAGACCTCTGCGAGCATGTTTTGGTCCTGTTCTCAGCGTGTGTTCTCTATGTACAAGTTACGTAGAAATATACTCTTTTAGTGTAAAGTTGGCGTAATGTACAGCGTCTGGTTTATAGAAGGAGttacagagggaaagagaactCGTACAACAAAACTCAGACTCGGTGACATGCAGAGCTCAACACCTTTAACTTATTgtttgaactgtttttttttttttaaacggatatGAAAAGCACCAGCCGACGATATGGCACAGTTTGTCCTTTATAAAGCATCCGTACGACCGGAGGAAGACCTGCCGCTGAAGGGTCCGTGCTGAAAGTTCATGCCCGTAGAGCTGGTACGAAATACTGAGATCACGTCGGTGCTGTGTCGACGTCTGTCTCAGTCAGTGACGGACTTTTTTTGAAGAAGCTTGGCGTGTTTCCTTTTCAGAGGAGGCAATCCTATAATTCTGTTCACCAGACAAGAACATGTAAAtctgagagaaaaaacaaaatggcggaCACGGCGTGTCAGGAATACGTTTACAGGGATATCCGGCGCGCACGTGGAAAAGGCGTCCTTGTCGGATTTCTGCTGCTGCGGTCGTATCACGAGACGTCCGACGTGATATTCAGACCGAAAGCAGGACGGAAGAAAGAGTCCATTTTGATTGCTCCGGAGATGACAGCGGCACCGAAACGGCCGTCCGTGGACCCGTTGGCGCTCGCTGGGCGATGCCTGTCGAGGTTCTTTTTCTTTAAACGATACACGCAAAGACgcaacattttaaacacaacatGTTGACAACATTGTAAACCTGTAGCGATAAACCTTCAGGAGAGTATCGTGAGGTGACAATATAACAACATCGGCAACACGCCTGAAAGTGACTTTGGTGCAAAGTATTAAACACAGCGGCATTCGtttccttttctgttctttttttaaaggaaggATGATTGGTCTTCCCTGTCTATGAcccccatttttttttagataatttaaatacaaatttatataacattttgtttatttatttttttaaaaaagcctcATTTGTAAACATGCGAGAcctttagattagattagacagGATACTGGCTTTAGATTAGActtcacacacacgcgcacacacagtgAAAGTTGTGTAAACCCTCGTGAAAAGGCGAGCGAGTATTGCTTATACGCCGATCCTACGTCGACTTCCCCTAAACCCTCGCGTGTGTAGCGCTGAGCCGACGTTAAAAATCTATCGACTTATCAATTTCGCATTTTTATCGTAAGTAGTTGCGGTACATTATTAATACGTAGGTGATACGATACTATAAACACTGGGAAACGAAGAAAGGAACATCGGAGAGAGGGGCGGGGCTTTCGAATGGTTTGAAAtattcaaaatggccgacacaCTGAGCGAGAAAACCCAACAAGTTTAGGGCGAATTTATTTTGGTGTAAAATGGTGTTAAGTTTCTTTCTGTGGAGGCTAAGCGTTTGATTCAAGTgcaagaggtgtgtgtgtgtgtgtgtgtgtgtgtctgtaaaatatAATCATGAGGTCTGGATCTTCTCTGTGTGAGCAATAATTAACACAAATTTGCAGAGAAGCTGCGTTTCCATGATCACGTGCGCTCAATcgtcaaaacacacacacacacacacacacacacacacacacacacacacatatacatatagagATACGAGTGAGATCAGCAGCGCCTTGTTAGAACGCCTTGTTCTCCAGACGGTCCAGGATGGCCTGGATCTTCTGCACGGCTTCTTTGCGGGCCGAGCGCACGCCGTCCTGGCCGTTGGTCTCCACCGAGTCCAGGACCAGCAGCTCTTTGGTGAGTAGCTCCTCCAGACAGCGGTAGCTCTTGTCCGTCTTTTTGCCCACGAACTCGTCCACGTCTTCCTGCAGCAGGTGGACCCTGGCCAGGACTTCCTGCACCCGAGCCAGACCAGAGTTCTCGCTGCTCGGAGGCTGCGGCGCGGCTGGAGCGGGGTCCGGATTGGGTTGGTTCGCGCCTCCAGAGGACGTCTTGTTGTAGATCTGAGGCGGGGCGCTGAACTCCACCTGTTTGTTTGGAGCCGGGTTGGGGGCGGGGTTGGAATTGGGTGTGCCGGGTCGGTTTCGGTTGCTCAAATGACCTGGATACGGGGGTTCCTGACAGAACGAGGAGAAACAGGAAATGGCAAGAGCAAAAAAAGCAATGTACTGTTACAAATATGGGAATTCTAGACAcggtacatgtgtttgtttgtttgtttgtttaccttGTGCTTAATGTGATCGTATGGAGGTGGAGCGGGCCCGTGCCAGGGCGGAGGGTGCGGCGGGCGTGTGTGGTTGGGATAGTGCGCTTGGGGTCCGTATCCCGCTGAATGAGGCCAGGGTTCAGGCTGAGAGCGTGAGGGTACAGGCTGCTGTGCGGGGTAGGGGGCATTAGGGGGGCAGCCGTCTCCGTAGGGTGAGTACGAGCTGGGCGGGAATCCAGGAGCCTGACAGAAGAATCAGACAGAAGATATATGAGataaaaatcaatataaaaCACACCACAAAGAGAGTCGGAATAGTGTTAATATTTGCCTCACCCCTTGGCAGTGTGGAACAGGGTACGGTGGCTGAGGAGAGCTGGCCGTGGTCCGCTCCTGACTGTGGTACTGCGGCTGTCTGGGGGGGATCTGATCGCTGCAGTAGAACGGATTGGACGGGTGAAGCACGTTCGGTGGGTACTGACCCGGGTTATACACTCCGTTCGGATAGGCCGGCATTGCCTGGAAGAGCGCACAGTTAGTCGTTCAGACTAAATAAagtaaatcatcatcatcaataaagtaAATTCACTTTAGGTCTCATTTCCTGATTCAGAGggaggaaagaaaatgaaaagaaacgAGAAGCTCCCCGAGAAAGCACCACGGTACGGACGCACTCCGTGACCTCTATTCATTCGTTAGgaacataaaataaaaggtGGTGACGGGGGTCTTTCTGTACCTGTGGATTGTACGCCGCTTGTCCGTTGATCTCGGTCCCAGACGGGTAGGCGTTCGTGTACGGCCCGGCCGGAGGAGGGTACCAGTAGTTGGGCGGATACCCGCAATACGGAGTTGAATCCTGCTgtcacataaacataaacatacattacaccatatgcactttttttttaccttcttcAAAGTTTAGGTGTTTAATTACTTATAATACAACCCTCAATAGAAATGAACCATCAGACAATCAGGACTTTAGATTCTAATAAAGATATAAAATCATATCCAATAAAAGATGGGTTTATAATGTCATTTGTTGAACGTGGTGTCGAAATAAATCTCCACTCCTTCATTTATCCGTTCTGATCAATCATGATGGGATTAAAATGCCAttcataaataaacatgtataaACACACTCATCTGACTGAACACCTGCGCTTGCTTTACAGTTCAGAAACGTTGCTGGCGAACTTCAAACGCTTTTGATAATTAGTTTAACTTGTAAATATTCTCACAAAACATATGAACACTCGGTAACACTGTTGTTGTAATATTATTAGGCTTTAAAGTGTGAATAATCCAGAATAAATCCGGTTCTGGGGATGCTGAAGGCTAGTCAGATTAAGCTAGCTGCTGTGTAACCTCTAAAcacttccgtgtgtgtgtgtgttagcttcactcataaaaacaaaataattattttcatcTATATGAATGAATCTATTTAAACTGACATATTTACAACTCTCGTCTTGTTTTCAAAAGAATTCCGGGTTTATTCAGTGAACCTAAATTTGTTGCCATAGTGACCAGAAGAAAAGTTAGCACGCGCGGCTTAGCCGATATAAAACTGTGAGCCCATGGTTAGCTTTTCAGCTCgctaacagaaataaaaaactaaaccaaaataaaataaccaaaTACCATGGCGTTATTCCAGCTGTGTCCGTTTGATGTCGAGGTATAACCGTCTGATTTAGgatctgattgattttcccgaTGCATGAGCCATCCAGATGAATCGTCCAAGGCTAAAGCTACTAGCCGTCTCTCATTTTTTCTTCTCCCATCCACTTTCCGACATGTCCTTCCTTCTCCGATTGGATTGGCTAGTCGTGCTTCACGAGCGGGGAATCCATCAATAGCACACACCTGGCGTCTTCATAACTAGCCAATCACGTCTTAGAAGGCGGACTTTGTTCGGAATTTGTGTGGGggagaaaaaacaacacaacattttcaaatgatttaaaaCTCTACTGAAAATTATTTCGAATTTTTATAAGGGTTACAGAATGGTAAAATAGAGTTTataaatcttatatatatatatatatatatatatatatatatatatatatatatatatatatatatatatatatatatatatatattttaatttatgtcCAGACAAACAGTTTTCAAAGCAGTTTTCCGACTCAGACCTTTAACGTCATCTcaactaaccaatcagaatcagccATTCAATGACGCTACGTACAtggcaaacaaaaaaacaaaataattatcaTTTTGATGAAGTATTGCTTTTATTACTGGATGTCATGTtcgtttaaatgtttttataaattTATCCCCTCaatcaaaatgaaacaaaaaaaatcctcgAACATATAAACTAACGATCTCCCCCCACTTGCTATAAAGCGGCAGCACGAACCGGAAGCACTTTGACCTGCGTCACATCCTGTGAAAGAAGGCTACATGTTTCAAATGGTTCATGACTTGATAGTTTTCTTCGGCACAAAAACTCAccaaatgtgatttaaaaaaaatgaattacatGCCGGGGACAGCCAGCCTCATTGAGGACATCGACAGTaagttaatttaattatttctacttattttattttgtaacatcACGGATGCATTCGGCCTTGTGTTTACATTAATTATGTTAATGAGCggtttttttaatgattaagtGTAATTCCGTGCAAGTGTCAGTGATGTAAGAGAAACAGGAATGCAAAGAAAATGTGCACGCATGAATAAAATCCACCATATTGACATGAtatctcctgtgtgtctgtgaagtCCCACAGAAACAAGGCCTCTTATTGTTGGCGGAAATGACGTCACGGACGCGCTTATAAATCATATATAGAGTGCATCTATAGTACATCTTTAATTCCACTAGTATCAAAGTAAAACGGTTATAGTTACAAATAGATTTGTGTCTTTACTccaacaccttttgaccaatcagaggcCAGAATTCAGCAGTTGTGCGTTGTATTAttgttagtattagtattaatgtTTCCTTAATGAATAGGTCAGTATAGGAGAAGGGGGGTGTCAATACATTGTGCAGAGTGATAGATTGAGTAGAACACTTACAAAGTGACCTATATGTCTGATGGAGCGTGATGATCTCATGATCCGGTGTTGTACCCGGTGTTTTCTGTTAGTCTGCTCTAAAAACTCTCGAATTTGagttaaggttttttttttgtttttttttttccttcctctgttcttttcttttccagaaAAGCACCTGGTTCTGCTGAGAGATGGGAGAACACTGATCGGGATCCTCAGGAGCATAGATCAGTTCGGTATGAACTCCTACAGCGTAAAACACGCAGTTAAAACCTTTCCTCGGAGCAGGAAATGATGCTGGTGATCGGTTCAGTCAGGCGAGCGGGGTAACGTGATATTGTTAAGGTTTAAGCGTTATTAGCTGTGTGAGAGACGGAGAGTGATTGCATTCGGCTGGGATGCAGTCTGCGTTTATTTGTACGCAAAAGACATGGAATTTCTCTCACTAAGTGTTTACTTTGTTTACCTGAGTAGTTCTGAAGCAAGAACATATCCGCTTTAGAGGAAATGTCCGTGTGCGCGGTGTGCTGCTTTACATTAGTGACATGAAGACGACACGCTACACTCGAACGCAAAACCTTCTTCGTGTCGCTTTATCGGTGAAAACGACACTCTGGAGGAGATGCGGTTCGCGGTCATCACCGCGCCGCCGTCCACGGAAACGCCGTCGCTGTTGTAGTCCGAGGAGCCGAGCGGGACCTGAAAGCGTTCCAGGAGACGTCGCCGTTCATCTTTAAGGAGTGTCTGATTTGGGGTGCGAGTAAATAAAGAACTCTTAATTTCAGAATGATTAAAACCAGAGGGAAGCCCGCGTTAATCATTTCTGCTCCGAGGAAAcaaatttcaaaaaaaaaattttaagcaAAATACAAAATTTGTTTGCGTCCTGAGCTTTATCGTTGTTCTCGGTTCTCCAACAGCCAACCTGGTTCTGCACCAAACGGTGGAACGGATCCACGTGGGTAAAAAATTCGGAGACATCCCCCGAGGGATCTTCGTGGTCCGAGGGGAAAATGTGGTCCTGCTGGGAGAAGTAGTGAGTACAGACCACGCGTTCGGATAAACCTGTCACGATAACGTCTTCTCTTGGACGGTACATCGTTCCAGAAATAATCGCCATGAacgatattattgtcattttgaGATCATTTGATGAGActgattttatataataataagataacggcataataataatagtagtaataataattcagaGCGCTCTTATATTGAGCGACTGACTTTTAATTCTTAACGATATTCCGACGTTGGAATACGATGTTGTGCGTTCTTTACGCTTCAGTTCTTGTCTTAGCGCGTTGTTAAGGAAAGAGCGCGTTCACGACGTGACTTAACGTCCGACCCAGCGCCTTTCTTCAGGTCAGCTTCACTGACTACAATTGGATCTTTACTCCAATCGTAGtgctttctagatttttcttctacAAAAAACACCGTTAGCGCGTTGTTCACATCCTGTGCCTCGTTTTTATCACCAGTACGTTTTTAATCCAGATCGGCGCTAATGATCGCTACATCCGAATGCACGTTGAAAAGTTTCTGCGTGTTTGCGTATTTGAATATTCGAAGCTGGAAATTTAAATCCGAGAGCAGACGAGAGGACCGACGCGGCACGGGCGGCAGAAACGTCGGTGACGTGCGTTCTTGCGTACACAAACGCGTATGTAAACGCGACGGTGACGTCGAGGGCGCGTCCGTGTACCGTATGATGCGTCGATAGCGTGATTATCGTGACAGGCCTAGAACCGTACGCGCGTCGTTTGTTTCTCGGCGCGGTGGAATGTTGTGTGGGTTTGATTCTATTGCTTTCACGTAGGATCTGGATAAAGACTGCGATCAGATCCTGCAGAGAGTCTCCATCGAGGAGATCCTGGAGGAGCAGCGGGTGGAGCAGCAGGCCAAGCAGGAGTCGGAGCGGCTGAAGCTGCAGGCGGTGAAGGAGCGAGGCTTGTCCATGCCCAAAGCCGACACGCTCGACGACTTCTGAACGCGATTCCGCCGTTTTCCGTTCCAGCGTCGTTCCGTTCCGGGCGAAGAGACGTCACGTTTAAACACATTTGCTACACAAACgtgaccttttttcttttcctttctttttaaagagatttacatcataaaaataatgcggtgactgactttcttttctttttcttttttaaagcagtCGCTCTGAATCGACTGGAGCCGTCCGCCATCTTTAATTTCCCTTTTACGGAAACGGAAATAGATgatggacaaaaataaataaataaataaataaacaaacaagcggAAGCACTTCGGCGTGCTGGGTTTTAGTTTCTGCGTAACATAAAGGATAAGAACGAAACGTTAacctctgtgttttgtttggttgttgttgggtttgtttttgtatgttgtgTAAAATCAACACTGTGTAACACTGAAGAGATTTCGGTTCGATTAAAACCTGTTTTGTACAGACGGACGTCTGGGTCTGGGTTATTGAGCCGTTCGCGTTGGTTCCTTAAACGTTACGCGTGTTATCGATTTTTAACGCGAAGCGGTCACGTGTTTAAAGACGACGGATCGAGTGCGATGGTAAACGTGGCGGAATAATTTACTCCCAGTTCTCCAATCTCACGCGGTCACTTCCTGTCCGTCTGCGTTCAGTTCCCTTCCAGACGCGTCCAGGTGATTCTGTGAAAGTATTCGAATTAGAGACGGAACGTAAATTATGAACAGCAGGGTCAGCGCGTCAGTCAAAATCACATCCTGATAgctgaaaacaaagaaaatgagcGCTGCAGCTTCCTGTTGGACCCGAGGCATGTGGAATGTTCCGGATCTTCCGCAGGGTGACGCGACGGCGTCCTGTAACAGGATCgagtgaatgaaataaaatgtacattaataataaataaataaataaaccgttCATTGAACGAACACGAGGTGTTAAAAGGATTTATACATTAATGCAAAGAATATtgtttttaacaacaaaaaggGTGTTTTAATGATTCTGTTTGAAAGTATAGATGGGTTTGTGCCTTTATACGACCGTGTGTGTGAATTCAATGATACATTTAGTTGATACATTTTTATACTAACACTCACTGTCGCGTTGGACTTTCATCAGTGCGTTCCACACTGAAATGCACTCACTGTCCAATCACAGCTCTAAGCCATACTCGGGGGCGTGGCTGAGATCGGACAACGGAAGACTTCTAAACTTAAGGTGTAAGGTGTTTACTAAAGGAACagaacaaggaaaagtacagtttggtgtctttgtcttatgttttaaggtgtgtgtgtgtgtgtgtttgtgtgtgtttataacccTATACATAAGTGTATAGGCGTATAATTAAGGCTACGAGTGTATTATTctgatgtttttgtgtgtttacacgTGTTTCATCCTGGCTTTACTAAGCCACGTGATCAATGggactgagtgtgtgtaattCCATTGCCTACCACACGGTGCCGCCTAACACAAGCTTTTCTCATTCACGACCCTTCATTAAATACTGAACTATTAAAGTGTTAGAAAACAATCACACCATTTCAGTTTGACAAGCAGTGTATGAGCTAttgtttaaatatgaaaaatgcgTTCAATATaatgcaaaaaaacccaacaatccTGCCTTTAAAGCGTTTAAATGTACGACCAGGATACTAACATATTGTATAACctgttttgtt
Proteins encoded in this window:
- the bag4 gene encoding BAG family molecular chaperone regulator 4 isoform X2, yielding MHRENQSDPKSDGYTSTSNGHSWNNAMDSTPYCGYPPNYWYPPPAGPYTNAYPSGTEINGQAAYNPQAMPAYPNGVYNPGQYPPNVLHPSNPFYCSDQIPPRQPQYHSQERTTASSPQPPYPVPHCQGAPGFPPSSYSPYGDGCPPNAPYPAQQPVPSRSQPEPWPHSAGYGPQAHYPNHTRPPHPPPWHGPAPPPYDHIKHKEPPYPGHLSNRNRPGTPNSNPAPNPAPNKQVEFSAPPQIYNKTSSGGANQPNPDPAPAAPQPPSSENSGLARVQEVLARVHLLQEDVDEFVGKKTDKSYRCLEELLTKELLVLDSVETNGQDGVRSARKEAVQKIQAILDRLENKAF
- the lsm1 gene encoding U6 snRNA-associated Sm-like protein LSm1, translated to MNYMPGTASLIEDIDKKHLVLLRDGRTLIGILRSIDQFANLVLHQTVERIHVGKKFGDIPRGIFVVRGENVVLLGEVDLDKDCDQILQRVSIEEILEEQRVEQQAKQESERLKLQAVKERGLSMPKADTLDDF
- the bag4 gene encoding BAG family molecular chaperone regulator 4 isoform X1, producing MHRENQSDPKSDGYTSTSNGHSWNNAMQDSTPYCGYPPNYWYPPPAGPYTNAYPSGTEINGQAAYNPQAMPAYPNGVYNPGQYPPNVLHPSNPFYCSDQIPPRQPQYHSQERTTASSPQPPYPVPHCQGAPGFPPSSYSPYGDGCPPNAPYPAQQPVPSRSQPEPWPHSAGYGPQAHYPNHTRPPHPPPWHGPAPPPYDHIKHKEPPYPGHLSNRNRPGTPNSNPAPNPAPNKQVEFSAPPQIYNKTSSGGANQPNPDPAPAAPQPPSSENSGLARVQEVLARVHLLQEDVDEFVGKKTDKSYRCLEELLTKELLVLDSVETNGQDGVRSARKEAVQKIQAILDRLENKAF
- the LOC108265329 gene encoding dual specificity protein phosphatase 26: MSCRSKYNDSRSARIEIDFTSPGLAVMGVEQLLFAGRAINSPANEVWPRLYIGDMDFAENRAELRRQNFTHVLNCAHSSRRGDDFYSGMGITYLGIEAHDSPAYDMSVNFNTGAEFIHNALRTGGKILVHCHVGVSRSATIVLAYLMLKHNMTLVEAINKVKEGRGIIPNRGFLRQLIDLHVKLYGYTS